The segment CCGCTGCACCGGTGCGTTGCACGAGCATTGCGGATTATCCTGCTTGCGGAGCTTGCGGCGCGGCGGGTCCGTCATCGATTGGAACACCTCCGTCACCTTTCCGCACCGCGTGCATTCATATTCGTACGTTGGCATGCCGTTTACCTCTCTCCGTCGTTTTCGCCCTGACTCGCGGCCGCGACAATGACCTTGGCCGGGCGCAGGGTCCGATCCCGCAGGCGATAGCCCCGAGCGACCTCTTCCAGCACCGTACCCGGAGGCTGCGCGTCCGTGGGCTGCTGCATCAACGCTTCGTGCTGGTGCGGATCAAAGGGCTGCCCCGCGGCGTCGATCGGCTCCAGGCCGAAAGAGCCCAGTGCCTTGAGCAGGTTCTCGCGGACCAGCCTGACGCCGTCGAGCAGCGCCCGGACATCGGCCTGATCCGTCGCATGCTGGATCGCGCGGTCCAGGTCGTCGAGCACGGGCACGATCGCTTTCAACAGCTCCGCATTACCGAAGCGCACGGCCTCGGCGCGCTCGTTGGCCGCTCTTCGCTGGATGTTCTGCACTTCCGCCCGAGCGCGCAGCAGCGCATCTTCCAGCGACGCGATGCGCTCTCGCAAGGCTTCGGGCGCGTCCGCATCGGGGGCGCCTGCTCGCGGCGCGCCTTCGTCCTCGGCAAATACGTCATCGGCGACGGGCTCGTTGTCGTGCCCGTCG is part of the Phycisphaerae bacterium genome and harbors:
- the grpE gene encoding nucleotide exchange factor GrpE, yielding MTDANATSPKNAKPDGHDNEPVADDVFAEDEGAPRAGAPDADAPEALRERIASLEDALLRARAEVQNIQRRAANERAEAVRFGNAELLKAIVPVLDDLDRAIQHATDQADVRALLDGVRLVRENLLKALGSFGLEPIDAAGQPFDPHQHEALMQQPTDAQPPGTVLEEVARGYRLRDRTLRPAKVIVAAASQGENDGER